A stretch of the Parabacteroides timonensis genome encodes the following:
- a CDS encoding 1-acyl-sn-glycerol-3-phosphate acyltransferase, translating to MDTEVSYNFDDIRPLNNDEVKDAIEALVTNEDFERAFRYIKPDVNWEEFSETMRSFKTKEDFKSKLAYEAVMMVANKTTFSLTISGRSRLPKDKKPCTFISNHRDIVLDASFLNVMLYDVGYGMTQVAIGDNLMIRPWIETLVRLNNSFIVKRGVSVRQMLDVSKKLSAYIRHTINETKESIWIAQREGRAKDSNDRTQGSVLKMLNMSGGKDIVSNIMDLNIFPVAISYEYDPCDFLKAKEFQMKRDDPDYVKSQRDDLLSMETGILNNKGRVHFTLTEPINDQLAALDRNMEKNELVAAIASIIDREIYKHYRFYPCNYVAYDMLTGTKRFSGNYGLRDKKHFEEYLQGQLDKIVLPNKDEAFLRTKILEMYTNPLKNYLANQE from the coding sequence ATGGATACAGAAGTTTCCTATAATTTTGACGACATTCGTCCGCTGAACAACGACGAGGTGAAGGATGCTATTGAAGCACTGGTAACCAACGAAGATTTCGAGCGGGCCTTCCGGTACATCAAACCGGATGTGAACTGGGAAGAGTTTTCTGAAACGATGCGTTCGTTCAAGACAAAAGAAGACTTTAAATCGAAGCTGGCTTACGAAGCTGTGATGATGGTTGCCAATAAGACGACTTTCTCACTGACAATCTCCGGACGAAGCCGTCTTCCGAAAGATAAAAAGCCTTGTACGTTTATTTCCAATCACCGTGACATTGTTCTGGATGCCTCATTCCTGAATGTAATGTTGTATGATGTGGGGTATGGTATGACGCAGGTAGCGATAGGTGATAACCTGATGATCCGTCCCTGGATCGAAACACTGGTTCGCCTGAATAACAGTTTTATCGTAAAACGTGGTGTCTCTGTACGCCAAATGCTGGATGTAAGTAAAAAACTTTCGGCATATATCCGTCATACGATAAATGAAACGAAAGAATCTATCTGGATCGCGCAGCGCGAAGGCCGTGCCAAAGATTCAAACGACCGCACACAGGGTAGTGTCTTGAAAATGTTGAATATGAGCGGAGGGAAGGATATCGTTTCCAACATCATGGATTTGAATATTTTCCCGGTTGCTATCTCTTACGAGTACGATCCGTGCGACTTCCTGAAAGCAAAAGAGTTCCAGATGAAACGCGATGATCCTGATTATGTGAAGAGCCAGCGTGACGATTTATTGAGCATGGAGACGGGTATCCTGAATAATAAAGGACGTGTTCACTTCACCTTGACGGAACCGATCAACGACCAGTTGGCTGCTCTCGATAGGAATATGGAAAAGAATGAATTGGTTGCTGCTATCGCTTCTATCATCGATAGGGAAATTTATAAACATTATCGTTTCTATCCTTGCAACTATGTGGCGTATGATATGCTGACCGGTACAAAACGTTTCAGCGGTAACTACGGGTTGAGAGACAAAAAACATTTTGAAGAGTATCTGCAGGGACAATTGGATAAGATTGTCTTGCCGAA